Proteins encoded within one genomic window of Arachis ipaensis cultivar K30076 chromosome B08, Araip1.1, whole genome shotgun sequence:
- the LOC107610896 gene encoding uncharacterized protein LOC107610896, which translates to MEHVMMLKENLIEWKSLKHGSNNSNIQGQGCHHLQLGKGKKTTGIETFFPSSTTLGAQPTIKRVLQSKEIVEKCDIAIAKWMVDACVPFNAVNSAYYQPMIDAIANMGVGYKGPNFGRVRGYLLSKLVDYVKKIIEQYHEIWKRTGCTIMANGWTDRCRRTLINFLVYCPKGTIFLKSVDASHASKTAELLFKLFKDVVNFVGPENVVHIVTDNAANYVAAGRLLEAEFPKLYWSPCAAHCINLMLQDIGKLNEVSETVSHASKITKYIYNHCHPLYLMRKFTGGREILRPAPTHFATNFIALQNVVKLTEPLVRVLRIVDSEDKAAMGFLYQAFNMAREEMVKRFRRRKKIVEPYLKILDTRWDSQLKKNFHAAGYWLNPAFRFNAAEFEKYKQTTSGLLDVIEKYSYDDLELNTKLTSEKRIYSNAEDDFGRQSALCERSTVMPDSPPFLTPEEVDTLRNDLANMSIQPTLDDLDKLNLEDDQDNDGPSNNAMEDMDTNQNEGNVDQAPNFPYQDVDANFELTPWT; encoded by the exons ATGGAGCACGTGATGATGTTGAAAGAGAATTTGATAGAATGGAAGAGCTTGAAGCACGGCAGCAACAACTCCAACATTCAAGGACAAGGTTGCCACCACCTGCAGCtaggaaaaggaaaaaaaactacTGGAATAGAGACGTTTTTTCCATCTTCAACAACACTTGGAGCCCAACCAACGATAAAACGTGTATTGCAAAGTAAAGAAATTGTGGAAAAATGTGACATTGCCATTGCAAAGTGGATGGTTGATGCTTGTGTGCCATTTAATGCAGTTAATTCAGCATATTACCAACCAATGATTGATGCTATTGCAAACATGGGTGTAGGATATAAAGGTCCAAACTTTGGTAGAGTTCGTGGGTATTTGTTGAGTAAGTTGGTGGATTATGTGAAAAAGATTATTGAACAGTATCATGAAATTTGGAAGCGAACTGGATGTACTATCATGGCTAATGGATGGACTGATCGTTGTAGGCGCACTTTAATTAACTTCTTGGTTTATTGTCCTAAAGGAACTATCTTCCTAAAGTCTGTTGATGCTTCTCATGCCTCCAAGACTGCTGAATTATTGTTTAAGCTTTTTAAGGATGTTGTCAACTTTGTCGGTCCTGAAAATGTTGTTCACATAGTGACGGACAATGCTGCAAATTATGTTGCTGCTGGAAGGTTGTTGGAAGCTGAATTCCCTAAGTTGTATTGGTCTCCTTGTGCTGCGCATTGTATTAATTTGATGTTGCAAGATATTGGAAAGTTGAATGAAGTCAGTGAGACAGTTTCACATGCTTCAAAGATtactaaatacatatataatcatTGTCATCCATTGTATCTTATGAGAAAGTTTACTGGTGGACGAGAAATACTTCGTCCAGCTCCAACTCACTTTGCTACCAATTTCATAGCTTTGCAAA ATGTTGTCAAACTTACTGAGCCACTTGTTCGTGTGCTTCGTATTGTGGATAGTGAAGATAAAGCTGCAATGGGTTTTCTTTATCAAGCTTTTAATATGGCTAGAGAAGAGATGGTGAAGAGGTTTCGACGAAGAAAGAAGATTGTGGAGCCTTACTTGAAGATTTTGGATACTCGTTGGGATtcacaacttaaaaaaaattttcatgctGCTGGCTATTGGTTAAACCCTGCTTTTCGATTCAACGCTGCtgaatttgaaaaatataagCAAACCACTTCTGGCCTACTAGATGTAATTGAGAAATATTCATATGATGATCTAGAATTGAATACTAAGTTGACAAGTGAGAAGAGAATATATTCTAATGCTGAAGATGATTTTGGAAGACAATCTGCACTGTGTGAACGAAGCACAGTGATGCCag ATTCACCGCCATTTTTAACTCCTGAAGAGGTTGATACTCTACGAAATGATTTGGCAAATATGTCCATTCAACCAACTTTGGATGATCTTG ATAAATTAAATTTGGAAGATGACCAAGATAATGATGGACCAAGTAACAATGCTATGGAAGATATGGATACAAATCAAAATGAGGGAAATGTTGATCAAGCTCCTAATTTTCCCTATCAAGATGTTGATGCCAACTTTGAGCTCACCCCTTGGACTTGA
- the LOC107611956 gene encoding uncharacterized protein LOC107611956 isoform X2, with protein MDKGAQKKDGSYMNDEARAIGERIEEIEQQDESSRVLSQNDSIAQVFRKEKPGRVRGVGFGPTPSQLFGPNSHGSGNGVQLEETQRKLLELQAELEDEKLKRKAMEDEAAAEKLKRKAMEDEAAAEKKKMKVIESALIYLFQRQGEELPPDIAAGMSFVE; from the exons ATGGATAAAGGTGCACAAAAAAAGGACGGCTCCTATATGAATGATGAAGCAAGAGCAATCGGT GAAAGAATTGAGGAGATTGAGCAGCAGGATGAGTCATCAAGGGTGTTGTCTCAAAATGATTCCATTGCTCAGGTTTTCAGAAAAGAGAAACCGGGTAGAGTACGTGGTGTGGGTTTTGGACCGACTCCTAGTCAACTCTTCGGTCCAAATTCACATGGGTCTGGCAACGGAGTCCAACTAGAGGAGACTCAGAGGAAGCTGCTTGAACTGCAGGCAGAGCTTGAAGACGAGAAGTTGAAGAGGAAGGCGATGGAGGATGAGGCAGCAGCAGAGAAGTTGAAGAGGAAGGCGATGGAGGATGAGGCAGCAGcagagaagaaaaagatgaaggtgATAGAGAGTGCTCTGATTTATCTGTTTCAACGCCAGGGTGAGGAGCTGCCACCAGACATCGCTGCAGGAATGAGTTTCGTGGAATGA
- the LOC107611956 gene encoding uncharacterized protein LOC107611956 isoform X1: MERPNGRKIVLRFNKAKQAIGNKAGLLSGVLGLLGSDFGKFHICEESWRKITTKDKVYNECVKHIFHIDEDSEGTIKKNILKAMEKSWKETRLRLYNAYFEPMFTTEQNIENRPPGIYREHWRWYLDYRAKPETKKKCKKNAKNRSKQQYTHTGGSKSFARRLEEESEEQGRIVGRGELWIKVHKKRTAPI, encoded by the exons ATGGAAAGGCCTAACGGTAGAAAGATCGTGCTCAGGTTCAACAAGGCAAAGCAAGCAATTGGAAACAAGGCTGGACTGTTGAGTGGCGTGCTTGGTCTGTTAGGATCTGATTTTGGGAAATTTCATATCTGCGAGGAAAGTTGGCGCAAGATTACCACCAAGGACAAAGTTTATAATGAATGTGTCAAG CATATTTTCCACATTGATGAAGATAGCGAAGGAAccatcaaaaaaaatattttgaaagctATGGAAAAGTCCTGGAAGGAGACAAGGCTGAGGTTGTATAATGCTTATTTCGAGCCAATGTTCACGACTGAACAAAATATTGAGAACCGTCCGCCGGGAATATATCGAGAGCATTGGAGATGGTACCTTGACTATCGCGCCAAACCCGAGACGAAG AAGAAGTGCAAGAAAAATGCGAAGAATCGATCAAAACAACAGTATACCCACACTGGCGGTTCGAAGAGCTTTGCACGGCGTTTGGAAGAAGAG TCGGAAGAACAAGGGAGAATAGTCGGTAGAGGAGAGTTATGGATAAAGGTGCACAAAAAAAGGACGGCTCCTATATGA